Proteins from one Podospora pseudoanserina strain CBS 124.78 chromosome 1, whole genome shotgun sequence genomic window:
- a CDS encoding hypothetical protein (EggNog:ENOG503NWWI; COG:M; COG:O; COG:T) produces the protein MAYNGQYGGGPGGGYGGGPGQQRPPPQRQYPPGPGGPQQYNGPPPPQQQQYNGPPPQQQQQYDQYQEDYDYGYDDYGNGNGYDQGYDGQYNDNYGRGGPPPNQGYPQQDYYEPGPNGSPGPNGPNGYGRGGPPMRDGRGGPMRPAPGGGRGGPYPPRGGGYGPGPGGPGRGYPPQGRPGPLERGPNSDPTANRGPPMNPGGSNGPFPAFPGAHAKSDLAQEQEIVAQIEGVNLSGGSRAGPRGPSGPSPQRGPGPMRPPNGYGGPMSPPRGPPQPHRGQEYTDQRRGPPPGPPGPLGHGYGQQPGGYGDENFGPPGRSMTMPAREPMDMRHPGPPPRRDSAPYNGPIGPGGRGGGMPQRPSTAQSMRAPRGYPPVDAPPLPQNNFQDAQYRNPPDSGYGGPGPGQGQGQDRPASVDDFYDYYGTNEEYPAQNPPSASARSELPDFESIRQQPPRNSFDQHMQHGLPEQPRNGPGRQPEVSRAKSQPDLRNSQTAVFEMAGDIPPLPTQRQPPQQLGPHQQGSFDGPPNFSRGPGPSQTGSPGPGHLPPGPTPYRPGQSPLTQTGNSSDSLPSHPAPVRPGHMAGSMVNLSDRPPPVRNYSGVNNNNGIPPYGGNTPTPPAGGYPPQQPQGQFGGNQTPAQPAGNPPPAKPVEEPVTVQELEHLRAVIKNDANDQASALRLAKRLVEASDVLVPNLPDPKARARSRERFLVDANKILRKLEKANNPEAMFFLADCLGRGLFGSEPDNAHAFSLYQSAAKLGHAAAAYRTAVCCEIGNDEGGGTRKDPVKAFQWYKRAATLGDTPAMYKVGMILLKGLLGQPRNPREAISWLKRAAERADAENPHALHELALLYESAEPNDVIIRDEAYAFQLFKQAAELGYKFSQFRLGCCYEYGLLGCPIDPRMSIMWYSRAAMQEEHQSELCLSGWYLTGSEGVLQQSDTEAYLWARKAAMAGLAKAEYAMGYFTEVGIGVQANMEDAKRWYWRAAAQDFPKARQRLEDLKRSGKNSQPRARERISRSKVGKQQEGECLVM, from the exons ATGGCCTATAACGGCCAGTATGGAGGAGGACCTGGAGGAGGGTATGGTGGAGGACCTGGGCAGCAACGACCGCCGCCGCAAAGACAATATCCGCCCGGGCCTGGAGGACCACAGCAGTACAATgggcctcctccaccacagcagcagcagtacaATGGGccgcctcctcagcaacaacagcagtaTGATCAGTATCAAGAGGACTATGACTATGGCTACGACGACTATGGGAACGGAAACGGTTATGACCAGGGCTATGATGGTCAATACAACGATAATtacggacgaggaggacctCCGCCGAACCAAGGCTACCCGCAGCAAGATTATTACGAACCAGGACCAAATGGATCCCCGGGTCCTAACGGACCTAATGGTTATGGAAGGGGCGGACCACCAATGCGAGACGGAAGAGGCGGACCTATGAGACCTGCCCCAggcggcggccgaggaggccccTATCCTCCTCGTGGAGGTGGATATGGTCCTGGTCCGGGAGGCCCTGGGAGAGGTTATCCCCCTCAAGGACGTCCTGGCCCGCTTGAAAGGGGTCCCAATTCAGACCCAACTG CAAACCGGGGACCACCAATGAATCCAGGAGGAAGCAACGGACCCTTTCCCGCATTCCCAGGAGCTCACGCAAAGTCAGATCTCGCTCAGGAACAGGAAATTGTGGCTCAAATTGAGGGCGTCAATCTGTCTGGAGGATCAAGAGCAGGACCACGGGGTCCAAGTGGTCCCAGTCCACAACGAGGACCTGGACCGATGCGCCCCCCCAATGGGTATGGAGGACCTATGAGTCCCCCTCGAGGACCCCCGCAACCACATCGTGGTCAGGAGTATACCGATCAACGGCGTGGACCTCCTCCTGGACCCCCCGGGCCTCTTGGACATGGTTATGGACAGCAGCCCGGTGGATACGGAGACGAAAACTTTGGGCCTCCAGGACGCAGCATGACAATGCCCGCAAGAGAACCAATGGATATGCGCCATCCAggacctcctccacggcgTGATAGTGCTCCTTATAACGGGCCGATTGGACCCGGTGGACGTGGGGGCGGTATGCCACAGAGACCGAGCACTGCGCAAAGCATGCGCGCACCACGAGGTTATCCTCCCGTCGACGCCCCTCCTTTACCTCAGAACAATTTCCAAGATGCTCAGTACAGGAATCCTCCCGATTCGGGTTATGGAGGCCCAGGTCCaggtcagggtcagggtcaggaCCGTCCTGCGTCTGTCGATGACTTTTACGATTATTATGGCACCAATGAAGAGTATCCGGCTCAGAACCCACCATCAGCATCGGCTCGATCAGAACTCCCAGACTTTGAATCCATACGCCAACAACCGCCAAGGAACTCGTTTGATCAGCACATGCAGCATGGACTACCAGAGCAGCCTCGAAACGGGCCGGGTCGACAGCCTGAGGTTAGCAGAGCCAAATCTCAGCCTGATCTGCGTAACTCGCAAACTGCTGTGTTCGAAATGGCGGGCGatatccctcctctccctacACAAAGACAACCACCGCAGCAGCTAGGCCCACATCAACAAGGCTCGTTCGATGGGCCCCCGAACTTCTCACGAGGTCCTGGTCCATCACAAACCGGATCACCTGGGCCTGGCCACCTACCACCTGGTCCAACTCCATACAGGCCAGGACAGTCGCCTCTTACACAAACTGGCAACAGTAGTGACAGTCTACCTTCGCATCCTGCACCCGTCCGTCCTGGGCATATGGCTGGATCTATGGTGAATTTGAGTGACCGTCCTCCACCGGTAAGGAATTATAGTGGGgtaaacaacaacaacggtaTACCACCATATGGAGGCAACACGCCCACACCGCCTGCAGGAGGTTatcctccccagcaacctcAGGGTCAGTTTGGCGGTAACCAAACACCTGCTCAGCCAGCTGGTAACCCACCTCCAGCAAAGCCCGTGGAGGAGCCCGTGACAGTACAAGAACTTGAACACCTTCGAGCAGTGATCAAGAACGATGCTAACGATCAAGCATCGGCTCTTCGTCTCGCCAAACGTCTGGTGGAAGCGTCGGACGTGCTTgtccccaacctcccagaTCCCAAGGCTCGCGCCCGATCACGCGAAAGATTCTTAGTTGATGCCAACAAGATTCTTCGCAAACTCGAGaaagccaacaaccccgaaGCGATGTTTTTCTTGGCCGACTGTCTTGGCCGTGGTCTGTTTGGCAGCGAGCCGGATAATGCTCACGCTTTCTCGCTCTACCAGTCAGCAGCCAAACTTGgccatgcagcagcagcctaTCGCACGGCCGTGTGCTGCGAGATTGGCAACGACGAAGGAGGTGGCACCCGCAAGGACCCAGTCAAGGCCTTCCAGTGGTACAAGCGTGCAGCTACTCTGGGTGACACCCCAGCCATGTACAAGGTCGGCATGATCCTGCTCAAGGGACTGCTTGGTCAACCGCGCAATCCTCGCGAGGCAATCAGCTGGCTTAAGCGCGCTGCTGAGAGAGCCGACGCCGAGAACCCGCATGCACTTCACGAACTGGCGCTGCTTTATGAGAGCGCGGAGCCGAATGATGTGATTATTCGGGATGAGGCATATGCTTTCCAGCTGTTCAAACAAGCGGCAGAGCTGGGTTACAAGTTCAGTCAGTTCAGACTGGGGTGCTGTTACGAGtatgggttgttggggtgcCCGATTGATCCGCGAATGTCGATAATGTGGTATTCGCGTGCGGCAATGCAGGAGGAGCACCAGAGCGAACTGTGCTTGTCGGGATGGTATCTTACTGGAAGCGAGGGGGTGCTGCAGCAGAGCGATACTGAGGCGTACCTGTGGGCGAGAaaggcggcgatggcggggCTGGCCAAGGCAGAGTATGCGATGGGGTACTTCACCGAGGTGGGGATCGGTGTTCAGGCCAATATGGAGGATGCGAAAAGATGGTACTGGAGGGCTGCTG CTCAGGATTTCCCCAAGGCGAGGCAACGGTTGGAGGATCTGAAGAGGTCAGGCAAGAATAGTCAACCGAGGGCGAGAGAGAGGATATCGAGAAGTAAGGTTgggaagcagcaggagggggagtgcTTGGTGATGTAG